One Carcharodon carcharias isolate sCarCar2 chromosome 1, sCarCar2.pri, whole genome shotgun sequence DNA window includes the following coding sequences:
- the LOC121285238 gene encoding 60S ribosomal protein L31-like, producing the protein MAPAKKGGEKKGHSAINVVVAREYTINVHKHIHSVGFKRHAPHAIKEMHKFAMKEIGTPDVCIATRLNKAVWAKGVRNVPYRISVCLSRKRNKDEDSPNKLYTLVTYVPVTSYKGLQTVNVDEN; encoded by the coding sequence ATGGCTCCTGCTAAGAAAGGTGGAGAGAAAAAGGGCCATTCTGCCATCAACGTGGTGGTTGCCAGGGAATATACAATAAATGTGCACAAGCATATCCATAGTGTGGGTTTTAAGAGACACGCTCCTCATGCCATTAAGGAGATGCATAAATTTGCCATGAAGGAGATAGGTACTCCAGATGTCTGCATTGCTACTCGTCTGAACAAGGCTGTTTGGGCTAAAGGTGTAAGGAATGTTCCATATCGTATTAGTGTGTGTTTATCCAGAAAACGCAATAAGGATGAGGACTCTCCTAACAAACTCTACACATTGGTAACTTATGTTCCTGTCACATCCTACAAAGGTCTGCAGACAGTTAACGTTGATGAAAACTAA